Part of the Bos taurus isolate L1 Dominette 01449 registration number 42190680 breed Hereford chromosome 1, ARS-UCD2.0, whole genome shotgun sequence genome is shown below.
AAACTGTGGGTGATGATGCATGTTCATTGTTTGAagccacatttttaaagaaaaaaatgtgaatataagTTATCTCTAGTCGATGAACACTGCTAATTAAATCACAGCCTAAAGTGTCTAGTGTTTAACAATTGCATTCAAAATATAGCAGCATTAAGACAGCCCTTTGGATCTTACTGTTTTCTCTCATTGGGACTGAACTGCAGATACTGAATAGTGTTTCTATTAAGTTCCAAAAGGTCTGAATTAGGAGGCCTTGATTACATTTGGCCTGTTTTAATTAAAGTTAGATCTTAAAGAAACGTAAAAGTACATAAAACAGTATGGGGAACAGTAGGCAATGACTACATATAGCTGCTGATCTCAGAATTCAACACAATGCATTTACATTTCTTTGACATTTACCAGACATCACAGATTTCTACCAGAACATCACATAAGTTTATTTCAGATGTAACAGCAATGTTAAAATCAACAAGTTTAAATCTTAACCGCACCAAGTAAACTTAgctatttaagtatttttaaagttattcccTCCAAAAAACTGAGGGAGCTTTTCTTTTCCACCCCACATTCCACGGTTTCCCAATAGTTAGTTCTATTTTTGGAGGACTCCGAATTGACAAGTAAACTGCTTTGGGGATATTTCAGAACTTCTTTCCCCAAATGAAAACTAATCTGGACAAATTATATATTGCATAGATTTCTCTGCAGATTCTTTTCCTTAGAACCTAAACGTAATTACCATATAATTTTACCTATTTGCCCCACAGAAAAAAACTATCTTCCCCCAAAAATACGATGGGTACATCTTGTGATCTTCTAGTTAATAGAATTATTTTACCTCAATGATAATTATCGTATTTCAAAATAACCAACTCAACATGGGacattatttcagtctttactGACTTCTAGGCACATGAAAGTGTACCTAGCTTCTACCTCCTCTACATCCTCCTCCATAAATGGATGGAATTATTTCATGTAAGTCTGATGTAGGACAATTCACGTTTTACAAACACAATTTAGGTTAAAGTCAGTGACTAGTGTGGAGAAAGAAACACTAAAATGATAGGGAGCCTACACACtcaattcaaaattttaatattttttcctccatAAATAATATGTACTTAATTGTCATGAGGCAGCTATTCGGTTTTCATTAACCACATTTAGGGATACATTCATAGGACTGATTAGATAGTCCAGGTGAAATGGTTATAGAAATAGAGGCAGTGTCATCTCACAAAACTCATTTATATATCAAAATCTATTTTGACATCTGAAGTTTACAAAAAGACTGAATTCTTCAAACTAATCTTGCCTTCTGTAACTCAAGCATTCTTCTCTTGGCAAGAGCAAGCTGAAGCTTATCCATGAAGGTAAAGGTGCTCAATGctaaacttttcttctaagcttAGATTTGGACTGCTTAAGAAACTGATACCCAAGAAATCAGCAAGGTCTTTCTACATTTTTACTATCTTAAGATTAGAACTCTATGAACTCACTCATCAACTATCTTCCTTTCCTATATTATTCTTGGCACTCAACTAAGACGGTTGAAGTCTATTGTACCTTGCATTTTCACATTCTCAAATAAGAACTTAAGATTATAAGATGTGCATAAACATTgtgtaaaataattttgtcattCAATGTATTTGAAGAGATGAAACTTTTATGCCAGAATTCACACAAGAGGATAAATGTTATCAATCAACCTTCTTTTTAAAGTCAAATGACAGAAAATTCAAGCTCTGTGCATTGTTTTAAGTCTAATGAAAACATTTCTTAGGCCACTGGTATTGGCaatgtagaaaattttaaatattggagATGGAATTATGGAGGAAAGCCTGAAAATTTTAGAGGTCTTCTATTTTCTTACAGAAAGTTACTGACCAGTCAAAGCCACTCCCTAAGTGCCAGAAAATGATCTGGCATAAACCAGTCCTGTTGGTACAGGAGGTCACAGTGACATTCACGTTATTAACACTTCTAGACTTCTACTTTTCCCAAGAACAGAAGCAATGTATTTAACaattccccctcccccaaatcctTAAACTCAGTATCACAGGCACAGAATGTAAGCAAATCTGGGATGTTCTCCAACAGATAAGCCATAGCACAGCTATGTTATTCTCAAAAATACTGTCTAAATAttctttcctctaaaatcaaATGCTCAGTGGCCACACTTCTAACAGTCTGCGTTAGCTGACATTAAATGCATTTATTGTGCCACAAATCCATCTAAGCTTCCGTTTAGGTATTTTTTTGTATATCCAGGAGACAATACCTACTTCAGGTTTATTTAAGGGCACTGACCTATAAAGGACAAACTCCATATTTAAGGTCTGACCAACTACTGTGTGTTTACTGAagaaaaacaacaggaaaaaaagcaGATCACAACAAACCTCTTTAGGTCAGTTAAAGGCCATATCTCTAGctgggatattaaaaaaaaaaatgaatctcacCAGCCCATATGCTAAAAGATAATGCCACTAGTAACAATCAACAGCAGGAAAAACAAACCTGCTAAGCACCAGCCCACTCATTAGCAAAAAGCAGTTTAACTCACATACTGAGACCAAAGTCTAATACTACTGATTCAAACTGTCCCACCCACCTTCAGCCACcagcaaggaaggaagaaataactGCTTAACAGAACAAAATAAGCTTAGTATTTCTTACAAGGATAACAATGGCCCAACTCCTGAGATAATACTCAGAAGGACAAAAGGTGGAGTGAAGGCAATGTATAGGGATTAGTATCccacaaaatctttaaaaacccAAAGTACCACAAACACACTAAACTTGTCTAAGAGTTAGAGGACAAGATattgctgctgcttctttttgtcctttgaaatatacaatattttgtaGGCTCTGCCCTTCAATGTGAAAgcaggacatttaaaaaaaaaaaggaaattgacaCTCAAATTTTTGGGACCATATATATCTTAACTGTGAAACTAAACCGATCTATACCTTCTCCTTCCTACAATCAAACCACCtcacaaaaataagaaaactaaaacaatCCAAACATGATTAATAAGTCcttaaaagtttaaaacttttagaggaaaggGAAGCAAGTTTTGAAAGGAGGAAAAGTAAGAACAAGGAAGGaggaaagttttaaaagaaagggGGGGCGGGGAATCAATGGGCCTCTCTTTTATTTGGCGACAAGCAAGTGCAAGAAAGTTCATCTGTAATTTGTTCAGTTGTCTGTCTTTTGCACATCTGCGTTCTGGCCAGAAGGGACCTTGAGGTTTTTCTGCAACACGTGAGCATCTGCGGGCTCTATCCTCTTATAGTAGTTCTTCTTTGTCTCAATAATCTCAAAGCCAAACTTTCTGTAGAAGTCAATTGCAGACTCATTGCTGATCTGGACATGCCTGAGATGTAAAAGGgtatcaggaaaaagaaatgaagatttcaTCAGCTTTTATGTATCCTCCACAGATAGCTTCAAATTGGTTGAAAACGAGAATAATCTTAATATCTGTATTATAAAAGAATCCATATTGGAAGCTATAtccaatatcctatgataaaccataatggaaaagaatattaaaaagaatttaagtgtgtaactgagtcactttgctgtcagCAGAGGCTGGCACAATACTACTGTAAACCAACTAAGCTTCAATGAAAATACAAGAAGCCAAAGTTGCCATCTTCGCCTTACTCTTAAGATTCAAGTACAAATCAGCTAAGTACCCTCTGATTTTGATTATTAAATTCTACTAATAAAGAGCGTGTCACTGAAAGCCCTGAACAAAACTCAAAATGACAagataaaagtaatatttatgtTATTCATTTCTTAAATTCTGAAGACTTAATCTGGGCTTTACATCTGTGACTTAGGAACTCCCACCCCAAAGTAATAAAGCAAAGCAAGAATGTTTTATCAAAGGTTCCTTAtctattattaaaacaaaacaaacttcagAACTATTGTTAATACTTCCATGGTATTTCCAAAAGACAGTAAGTGACCAGATTTAAATTTTTCTAGTAAAGATTTCTATTGCCAATTTATTAAATTCTTTAGATACGATCATTAAGTATGACTTTACTTACAGATAGATGTTGTCAAAAGTGCCATCTTTTTCACAGATGTTTAAGACATGATTTAACATTTTAGTTCCTATTAATGAGACAAACAACAAATAAGTAATCTCATAAAAATCAATCTTTAAATTAAACATCTTTTTGAGTCCTAAAGGAATTTGAGGTAAACATCAGGCAGTCTGATTTTCCAAAATTTTGTTCTCTCTACACTACCTACTATGTTTAAAACTTCTAGCAGAAAAGCAATCTTACACCCTTCCAgtaagaaggaaaacagaaaaaggaaaaggggtATTAGTAACAAATCTATACAGGGCTTGCAACTGAATTATGTTAATAAGCGTCTTTGAAGAAGAATACAAAAATTAGAAGTAATTGTTACCAATTCCTAGCCTTCGGTATGGTGCCAGACAGCCTAGTGTCATGATGTAAAGTCGCTTCTGATTCTGTGAATGATCCACCCTACAGCACACTGCACCCACTGCGATATCATTGAAGTAGGCTGCCACAGAAAACAGAGACACAAGATTTAGCAGACACAGTAACATATTTTACTGAATCTTCCCTTCCCTTAGATAGCAGTTAAATTGCTATCAGAATTAATTACATTTTATCAGCTACTCttaaatatcaatagcctcaaaAATATCCTAAACCTTCTTAAGAATTTAAGACCCCTTTTGAGTAAAGCTAAATATTGGAAACACAGACACAGcctaaacaagaaaaaatatttagcatTTCCTTCTAAAATTCAAGTATTTATCTTGATTCGCCTCAGAACCTGGACTGCCCCCACTTCCTcacttgtaaaacaatgagaTTAAATTAGTTATCTCTTTTCTTTGCTCTAATTAAAACCAAGGTGTCAAGAAcatgaacaaacaaatgaaaagaagaagaaaaagcatatcctaccaagttttgctaGTTCGCCAACCTCCAACACATCCTTGTAGAACTTGTCATTGTAGCTGACTGGAAAGATGACCTGGTTTAATCTCTTCAGCTGTTTAATATTGTGTGGTGTCACATCTCCCAGCTCGATCCGGCTACTGGAACAAACCAAAATGTActcaataaaatataataagCTTCGTTGGTTATGATggacataaaattaaattaaattaaaagggtACCAAGTCTTTTTAACATGACTGACAAATTCGACCCTTTCATAGCAACCTCATATACCTATGAACATCACCATTTATAAGTAGATTTTGCCTGTCATTCCATCCAGATTACAACTCCTAGCTTTCATACAATTGTGTATACATTTAGAGACAAATGCAATACACAACAATTACTAAGAAGGCCGGAATAATAATCTACATAAACGCCAACATTTTCAGAGAAATTTAAAGATACTTATGACTGATCAACAAAGATTTATGATACCAAATTGGCAAAGGGGTAGCAAGATTTTTATATTCTGCTGGCAGGGATGTTAGCACGTAGATAGATATTGTGTCTCCCACAATATCTCTGGAAGACAATCTAGCACTATGTATTGAGAAGCCTAAAAAGAACACCTTCATCAAAGCAACCCCACTGTAGGAATTTACTctaagaaaataatcaaaacatGCAAAAATCATGGGTATTCTATTCACTTGACACAGGGACCACAGACGGGGTGGTAATCAAATGCAGATTACAGGAACCACCCACTTCCACCATGAGCCTcacccctgccccatccccaccaACTCCCACCACACACAGACACGTTCAGAAGCAGAATCTCTGGAAATGCAACACGGGAATCTACAttttgaaagcaaaacaaaaccaaccaaccaaaacaAACCCCAGCCTGAAAACTACTTatccaaaacacaaaacacacaaaaaaccttACTTATCAAAAACAGTAGCACTGCTAAGAAACTATACTTAACTAAAACAACTGGTTTCATGGGAAAAAGACTAAAAGTTTTGGGACTCACAGTAATAAAGTTGTTTTGcctataatgaaagtgaaagtcactcaatcttgtccaactctttgagacccccatggactacacagtccatggaattctccaggccagaatactggagtgtgtagccattccattctccaggggattttcccaacccagggatcgaacccaggtctcccacatggcaggcagattctttaccagctgagccacaagggaagcccaagaatactggagtgggtagcctatcccttctccagtggatcttcttgagacaggaattgaactggagtctggTCTCCTACAGTGCAGGCGAATTTTTTGCCAACTCAATTATCAGAGAAGCACAACCTGTCAACAAATGAAATTTTTAGGAGCTCAAGTCAATCTCAGCACCACAAGCTAAACATTGATCAACAGTGACAAGACAAACCTAAAATCTTAATAGTAGGTGGTAAAAAGATTTACAGAAAACAATGTCAAATCAAACATtgaattcaaaaataaacaaaacaatccTGGACCAACCAAACTAGAAAATGATGGAGGTCTACTGCTAGGTGCTAGTTCCAGATCACAGTGACATTAGTCAATAGTAGGAAAATGCAAACAGTGCACCTTAATTAATCATTTACATCATATGCAAAGAGGTTTTGAAAACTCTGTTGGAGAAATGACTAAATAAAAAGGTTAACCATTGCACTTttataatgacttaaaaaaaggaaaagaaaaaaatctgagtgTCCACCGTTAAGAGGACTGGTTAATTAAATACCGCATGATACATTTATACTACTAGCACAGAAAAATACTGATATATTATTTTCTGGGggggaatatatgtatgtgtgtatcttttcCCAACTTTTGTTAACATATACAAACATGTTTGTGCTGAGAATTGTAGATAATTTTGATAATAATATTCTCTGAAATATTATAACAAAAAGAACCTGATTACAGACCATTATGCTCATTTGGAACATTAGTCTTTCTAActcaattatttcatttttatggtacCGATTTTTATTGTTCACTATGACTGACCACACTTGTATATCTGGCAGGTGTTAAAATGTAAGCACACTGAATTTCTTAGCAACCACACAAAATTTTAAGATGCAGACATTCCAGTAAAAAACACAGTCTACTCTTTTAAGGATTCCTTTCAtttagttaattaacacatcaactttttattttggtgaGAAAATTTAAGTTCTACtgttgcttaaaattctccaagccaggcttcagcaatatgtgaaccgtgaacttcctgatgtgcaagctggttttagaaaaggcagaggaaccagagatcaaattgccaacatccgctggatcatggaaaaagcaagagagttccagaaaaacatctatttctgctgtattgactatgccaaagcctttgactgtgtggatcacaagaaactgtgggaaattcttcaagagatgggaataccacaccacctgatctgcctcttgagaaatctgtatgcaggtcaggaagcaacaattagaactggacatggaacaacagactggttccaaataggaaaaggagttcgtcaaggctgtatattgtcaccctgcttatttaacttacatgcagagtacatcatgagaaacgctggactggaagaaacacaagctggaatcaagactgccaggagaaatatcaataacctcagatatgcagatgacaccacccttatggcagaaagtgaagaggaactaaaaagcctcttgatgaaagtgaaagtggagagtgaaaaagttggcttaaagctcaacattcagaaaacgaagatcatggcatccggtcccaccacttcatgggaaatagatggggaaacagtggaaacagtgtcagactttatttttctgggctccaaaatcactacagatggtgactgcagccatgaaattgaaagacgcttactccttggaaggaaagttatgacccacctagatagcatattcaaaagcagagacattactttgccaacaaaggtccgtctagtaaaggctatggtttttcctgtggtcatgtatggatgtgagagttggactgtgaagaaggctgagcgccgaagaattgatgcttttgaactgtggtgttggagaagactctggagagtcccttggactgcaaggagatccaaccagtccattctgaaggagatcagctctgtgatttctttggaaggactgatgctgaagctgaaactccagtactttgggtacctcatgccaagagttgactcactggaaaagactctgatgctgggagggattgggggcaagaggagaaggggaagagagagaatgagatggctggatggcatcaccgactcgatggacttgagtctcagtgaactccgggagttggtgatggacagggaggcctggcatgctgcaattcatggggtcgcaaagagtcggacacgactgagcgactgatctgatctgatctgatagtgttATCAACTATATTTTAGATTCTCTGAGGTTATTCACCTTatagctgaaagtttgtacccatTCACCAACCTGGCAATCACTTTCCTACAGTTTGTATCAGCatgacacttttcttttttaaagagtcCACGTACAAGTGATACTATCCAGTATTTGGctttatctggcttatttcacttagccaaATATTACTCTGCAGTACTGTACTACAGACTGAGtgcagtaatttattttaaatataagacaGGTTATATTGATTACATTTAGAACACACTAAAAACAACTCCAGggaaatttcctggtggtccaatggttaaggcGCCACAGtttcattgcagggggcacaggtctgatccctggctggggaactaacatcctgcatgctgtgcagaacagcaaaaagaaaaatctccatTGCTCTTAAAAGCCAGTCTCTGTATTTTACGTGATTGCAAATTCACATTATGAACTCTAATAGTAGACAACAATGAAGGAAAACTTCAGAATCCATGAAGTCAAGCTTCTAGATAACAACTTTAAAGAACTTGAGTTTTTAGAGTTTAAGAATTTCTAGGTAATTaccatgcagatggtgactgcggccatgaatttaaaagacacttactccttggaagaaaaactatgataaacttagacagtgtattaaaaagtagggacattattttaccaacaaaggtccatatagtcaaagctatagtttttccagtagtcatatatggatgtgagacttggactataaagagagatgagcaccgaagaactgatgcttttaaaactgtggggttggagaagactcttgagagtccgttggacagcaagatcaacccagtctatcctaaaggaaatcagtcctgaaaattcattggaaggactgatgctgaagctccaatactttggccacctgctgggaagaactgactcattagaaaagaccccgatgctgggaaagactgaagacaagagaaggggacaacagaggatgagatggttggatggcattactgacttgatggacatgagtttgagcaagctccaggagatggtgacagacagggaagcctggtgtgctgcagtccgtgcggttgcaaagggctggacatgactgagcgactgaactgaattgaaccatgCTTCatgattataaataaattttttaaaagataataaccAGGTACTGTGTGATTTCATACAGAAGAAAAAGGTGGGTGTGGTGCAGTGTGATAGACTGAAACTAATAAAAGGTAACTACTAAAAAAGTTTCCATCAGGGTGGGCAGTCATGACTGAACATAGAActttccttagtggtccagtggtgaagaatccacccgccaatgcagggggcacaggttcaatccctggtcccagaagattccacatgccctggggcaactaagcctggtgCCACAActctgagcccatgtgccatgaAGCCCATGctctccaacaagagaagccactgcactgcAACTAGATAAGCCCTGGTTCAGTCCAACTAGAAAAAGCCCCTATGCAGCAATAAAGACTCAGTGCAGTAaagaaataaacctttaaaaaaagaataatatagaatacaatttaacttatatgcagagtacatcatgacaaacgctgggctggaggaagcacgagctagaatcaagaatgccaggagaaatatcaataacctcatatatgcagataacaccatgcttatggcagaaagtgaagaactaaagagcc
Proteins encoded:
- the NAA50 gene encoding N-alpha-acetyltransferase 50 isoform X1 is translated as MKGRIELGDVTPHNIKQLKRLNQVIFPVSYNDKFYKDVLEVGELAKLAYFNDIAVGAVCCRVDHSQNQKRLYIMTLGCLAPYRRLGIGTKMLNHVLNICEKDGTFDNIYLHVQISNESAIDFYRKFGFEIIETKKNYYKRIEPADAHVLQKNLKVPSGQNADVQKTDN
- the NAA50 gene encoding N-alpha-acetyltransferase 50, whose amino-acid sequence is MKGSRIELGDVTPHNIKQLKRLNQVIFPVSYNDKFYKDVLEVGELAKLAYFNDIAVGAVCCRVDHSQNQKRLYIMTLGCLAPYRRLGIGTKMLNHVLNICEKDGTFDNIYLHVQISNESAIDFYRKFGFEIIETKKNYYKRIEPADAHVLQKNLKVPSGQNADVQKTDN